In Porphyromonas cangingivalis, a genomic segment contains:
- a CDS encoding fasciclin, with the protein MMKHILNFTIAAVVTMFTMASCTKFDIVDTGSSNGDHDMVMWDYFKADPYNWDSIMVMANHAGVKDIFDGTSKYGKDITFFGITNHSIRRYLLTNDLQKVTDIPADECREIILSNLIAGAMLVDDFIEGKPSEDTNELIGTGGKKYTTFSGKTLWIYTIKEPFGGVPQAGAKSIQIVALDTQKRIRVASTDIKTRTGVVQALDYNFTIKDI; encoded by the coding sequence ATGATGAAACATATATTGAATTTTACTATTGCAGCCGTAGTCACCATGTTTACTATGGCATCATGCACCAAGTTTGATATTGTCGATACAGGCTCATCGAATGGCGATCATGACATGGTCATGTGGGACTATTTCAAAGCTGATCCATACAATTGGGACTCAATAATGGTGATGGCTAATCATGCCGGAGTCAAAGACATATTTGACGGAACGAGTAAGTATGGTAAGGATATCACCTTCTTCGGTATCACGAACCACAGTATTCGCAGATACCTCCTTACAAATGATCTTCAAAAGGTTACAGACATACCCGCAGATGAATGTAGAGAGATCATTCTCTCAAATCTCATCGCAGGGGCAATGCTGGTGGACGACTTCATCGAAGGGAAACCATCTGAAGACACAAATGAGCTCATCGGAACAGGAGGCAAGAAGTACACCACTTTCTCTGGTAAAACACTTTGGATTTACACCATAAAAGAACCTTTTGGTGGAGTACCTCAAGCCGGAGCGAAGTCCATTCAGATCGTCGCACTCGACACCCAAAAGAGAATCAGGGTTGCCTCAACCGATATTAAAACTCGTACCGGAGTTGTGCAAGCTTTGGACTACAATTTTACGATAAAGGACATTTAA
- a CDS encoding RagB/SusD family nutrient uptake outer membrane protein — translation MKKIYALTLSTLLLSSCNLDLIPENALTYTNAFVTETDLNTTTSTIHLHLSTIPDLAIGYELGTIADEIRDGEELRDWSPIAVKRRNPSWTNFYNTIYSSNLLLDNIHRTKNLSEDRKNYHRGQALFAKGLSYFSLSRNFGVAVVTENSERLTAYPLSSMLEVIDASISAAEEGFSILPVHAELKRMSGTPVPNKQFASKGSCAALLAHAYAWKGSLIDLFKLDGDSQEAYRKSIEYASKLIDGTVGNYSLQPNPEELCKALSNPMQENPEEIFVFAFDRYRSEYTVSSNPYSGYVSWPTNKYVLLGDIKFSTNYRLYTSTVEKMYPDAGDQRRQAYFYEWGTPHVVDGQDYAIMNKYRESVYTIDQFDPNGGYYRSLNAHYTFWRLADIILLRAECLAKLGRDGEATRDLNQVRERAGATAFPAPHDGDLKKAIFRERERELLAESDHRYYDILRNNYVSTELRGKFNVLTPAEIRDGALFLPIPVSAYQDKSGQVINTLIYQGKYWSLYM, via the coding sequence ATGAAAAAGATATACGCCCTGACCCTGTCTACTCTTCTCCTTAGTTCATGCAACTTGGACTTGATCCCGGAGAATGCCTTGACCTATACAAATGCATTTGTCACAGAGACAGACCTCAATACAACAACGTCGACCATACATCTTCATCTCTCTACGATTCCGGATCTTGCCATCGGGTATGAGCTTGGAACCATCGCTGACGAAATCAGAGATGGAGAAGAGTTGAGGGATTGGAGTCCTATCGCTGTAAAAAGAAGAAACCCTAGTTGGACAAATTTCTACAACACGATATACTCTTCCAACCTCCTATTGGACAATATCCATCGTACGAAAAACTTGTCTGAGGATCGAAAGAATTATCATAGAGGGCAGGCCCTTTTTGCAAAGGGTTTATCCTACTTCTCCTTGTCAAGAAACTTTGGAGTAGCCGTAGTCACTGAGAATTCAGAACGACTGACTGCATATCCGCTCAGTTCAATGTTGGAAGTCATCGACGCCTCCATATCTGCAGCAGAAGAAGGCTTCTCAATCTTGCCTGTACATGCCGAACTTAAACGTATGTCAGGAACTCCGGTTCCCAACAAACAGTTTGCATCTAAAGGCTCATGCGCAGCACTTCTTGCCCATGCCTATGCTTGGAAAGGGTCATTGATTGATCTGTTTAAGCTTGATGGTGACTCTCAGGAGGCTTATAGGAAGTCTATAGAGTACGCATCGAAGTTGATTGATGGTACAGTGGGTAACTACTCACTACAGCCCAATCCTGAAGAGCTATGCAAGGCTCTGTCCAACCCGATGCAGGAAAATCCGGAAGAAATTTTTGTTTTCGCATTTGACCGTTACAGATCAGAATATACAGTGTCATCTAACCCTTATTCGGGATATGTAAGCTGGCCAACGAACAAATATGTCTTGCTTGGAGATATAAAATTCTCGACAAACTACCGTTTGTACACCTCTACTGTAGAGAAGATGTATCCGGATGCGGGAGACCAGAGACGTCAAGCTTACTTCTATGAGTGGGGCACTCCTCATGTCGTGGACGGTCAGGATTATGCCATCATGAATAAGTATAGAGAAAGTGTCTATACCATCGACCAGTTTGACCCCAATGGAGGATATTATCGCTCTCTCAATGCACACTATACTTTCTGGCGCTTGGCTGACATCATCCTACTCCGTGCCGAATGTTTGGCTAAGCTTGGCAGAGACGGTGAGGCTACCAGAGATCTTAATCAAGTTCGTGAGCGTGCCGGAGCGACTGCGTTTCCTGCACCTCATGATGGCGATCTTAAAAAAGCAATTTTCAGAGAACGTGAACGAGAACTTCTTGCTGAGAGTGATCACCGATACTACGATATATTGAGGAATAACTATGTGTCCACAGAACTTCGTGGAAAGTTCAATGTATTGACCCCTGCAGAGATTAGAGATGGAGCTTTGTTCTTGCCAATCCCTGTTTCAGCTTATCAAGACAAGAGCGGACAAGTCATCAATACACTCATTTATCAAGGTAAATATTGGAGTCTATACATGTAA
- a CDS encoding SusC/RagA family TonB-linked outer membrane protein — protein sequence MMNRLFVNVGRLLIGLSLILGTNYALTNEVRAQVKKKVVSVSFREKSLASILDFISAQTEYSVTYDNDVKSYPKTLTVSFDNAAPLKAIQEILNGSPFTYKVEGKKVTVYKLQTASTAAQTGKSITGVVQEANGSPLPYVTIQLKGTKSGCRTGLDGDFKLEVNANQGEIIVTSVGFEPQTVKYTVGKPIKIVMKESVNTLGEVSVIAYGERNTREIVGSMSSIKGERIQDMPTPSVETLLQGQMSGVEVTNLSGSPGGGGTSIVIRGHSSLNQKGINNGSPLFVIDGVPVKTDSSEETAGINPLASLDPSTIESVEVLKDAASAILYGSRAGNGVVLVTTKKGKAGKSEFNVSVSQSFTWLPRTPLQVIGKRERDFRIKQAKKQVIANYDWGTESSIIPKNHKDSYGWDPNYGGSYDYLWRNGNLLDEDRRLPTLVQDSLNTFYNNRTNWYDYAFRVGKVVKADLTATGGTENVRYMISTGVYDESGIMINSKFSRVSFMSNLDINLTPKLKGFANVNLAYMSKAGGDQGRAQGLTIDPKQTPSLLPGKGSIAEEIAVQQLRDIEEKNSNYNVRLNLGLQYNVIKGLTLSSSAAVNHYLTRSNRFTPNYLNFNNLTSSQGRVYGMTSIQNENIFNYTKNIGDTHNFDFTGGVTFNRDAIESITGMAYGGPGNNIHYIGDAWPQIRIDAAGNHEALQKVTTNFEEQIMMSYLGRFSYNYKKKYLADLSLRSDGSSVFGSKVRWGMFPAVALGWAFSYEPFMRDFWWLSFGKLRASWGRSGQKFQEAYLAHGIMQENNNFFGELGLQPSIIANNKLTWEKSDQYDFGLDLDLLNYRLKLKLDYYYKYSSALLMQIPLPGDVYLLSEKWDNSSAISNEGVELELHADILRDKAFNWSVDFNISRNWNMFRKSYGNIDLDDKVLGRPIYGIYTYKDEGIVQREEEIPYYYDQRGYRRPLYIGGEQYPLRVGGRKIKDQNSDGRIDLQDRYYAGSTIPLAYGGFTNTFSWKGFRLNMLFNYSLSRKVMNMVKSSAFNFNKSFGTLMDDPERYKFWEKPGDNADYPSLEFSDNGYRGQFDGDIASNIENVSFLRLKQLILSYTIPETYTKKLGMKTLRVYLSGENLFLLTNYSGIDPEIIDPHTGKDTGDSYPLNRKFTVGLNIKF from the coding sequence ATGATGAATAGACTATTTGTAAATGTTGGACGACTACTCATAGGGCTATCCCTGATTTTGGGAACGAACTATGCCCTGACCAATGAGGTTCGTGCACAAGTGAAGAAGAAGGTGGTTTCCGTTTCCTTCAGAGAAAAGAGCCTGGCATCAATACTGGATTTCATTTCGGCTCAGACGGAATATAGTGTTACCTATGACAATGACGTCAAGTCTTATCCTAAGACATTGACAGTTTCTTTTGACAATGCTGCACCACTAAAAGCCATCCAAGAAATCCTTAATGGCTCTCCATTTACCTACAAGGTAGAGGGGAAAAAGGTAACAGTCTACAAACTTCAAACGGCCTCAACTGCTGCACAGACCGGCAAGTCAATAACCGGGGTTGTGCAGGAAGCCAATGGTAGCCCCCTACCCTATGTAACGATACAGCTCAAGGGGACAAAGTCCGGTTGTAGGACAGGGCTTGACGGAGACTTCAAGTTGGAGGTCAATGCCAATCAGGGAGAGATCATCGTAACCAGCGTAGGGTTTGAACCACAGACTGTAAAGTACACCGTGGGCAAACCGATAAAAATAGTAATGAAAGAGTCTGTAAACACGCTTGGGGAGGTCTCTGTCATCGCTTATGGGGAGCGTAACACAAGAGAGATCGTCGGCTCAATGTCTTCGATCAAAGGAGAACGCATACAAGACATGCCTACTCCTTCAGTCGAAACATTACTTCAAGGACAAATGTCCGGGGTCGAAGTAACCAACCTCTCCGGTTCTCCTGGTGGTGGCGGCACAAGCATTGTAATACGTGGACATAGCTCTTTGAATCAGAAGGGTATAAACAATGGTTCTCCGCTATTCGTCATTGACGGTGTACCGGTGAAGACAGACTCTTCAGAAGAGACTGCCGGGATCAACCCGTTGGCAAGTTTGGATCCATCGACGATCGAGTCTGTAGAGGTTCTTAAGGATGCTGCGTCAGCGATCCTTTATGGTTCTCGTGCAGGTAATGGGGTCGTTTTGGTCACAACAAAAAAGGGGAAAGCCGGAAAAAGCGAGTTCAACGTAAGTGTTTCTCAGTCTTTTACATGGCTACCTCGTACCCCTCTTCAAGTGATCGGTAAGAGAGAGAGAGACTTCCGTATCAAGCAGGCGAAAAAGCAGGTCATTGCGAACTATGATTGGGGAACAGAAAGTAGTATCATCCCCAAGAACCATAAAGACAGCTATGGCTGGGATCCTAACTATGGTGGTTCCTACGACTATTTATGGCGCAATGGTAACCTCTTGGATGAAGACAGACGTTTACCAACACTCGTACAGGACTCTCTCAACACATTCTATAACAACAGAACGAACTGGTACGATTATGCATTCCGTGTCGGAAAGGTCGTAAAGGCTGACCTCACTGCGACAGGTGGGACAGAGAACGTAAGATATATGATAAGTACCGGTGTGTACGATGAGAGTGGTATTATGATCAACTCAAAGTTCAGCCGTGTCAGCTTCATGTCCAATCTTGATATAAACCTAACACCAAAACTCAAGGGGTTTGCAAACGTGAATCTCGCATACATGAGCAAAGCTGGAGGTGATCAGGGTCGTGCACAGGGACTAACAATAGACCCTAAGCAAACCCCTTCTCTACTCCCTGGGAAGGGTTCTATAGCAGAAGAAATAGCTGTACAACAGCTTCGAGATATTGAAGAGAAAAACAGCAACTACAACGTAAGACTCAATCTTGGGCTACAATACAACGTAATCAAGGGCCTTACTCTTAGTTCTTCAGCTGCTGTAAATCACTACTTGACTCGATCTAACCGATTTACACCAAACTACCTCAACTTTAACAATCTCACAAGCTCACAAGGACGAGTCTATGGGATGACTTCTATTCAAAATGAGAATATCTTCAACTACACCAAAAACATCGGAGATACTCACAATTTTGATTTCACAGGTGGTGTCACCTTCAACAGAGATGCGATAGAGTCTATCACAGGCATGGCATATGGTGGACCGGGTAATAACATCCACTATATAGGGGACGCTTGGCCTCAGATCCGCATCGATGCAGCCGGAAATCACGAAGCTCTCCAAAAGGTTACTACAAACTTTGAAGAGCAGATCATGATGAGTTATTTGGGGCGCTTCTCCTACAACTACAAGAAGAAGTATCTTGCAGACCTTTCGTTACGTTCTGACGGATCTTCTGTATTTGGTAGCAAGGTAAGGTGGGGTATGTTCCCTGCTGTCGCTCTTGGTTGGGCATTCAGTTATGAACCATTCATGAGAGACTTCTGGTGGTTGAGCTTTGGTAAGCTTAGAGCTTCATGGGGACGTTCGGGTCAGAAGTTCCAAGAAGCCTATCTCGCTCACGGTATCATGCAAGAGAATAACAACTTTTTTGGAGAGTTGGGCTTGCAGCCATCGATCATCGCCAATAACAAATTGACTTGGGAGAAGAGTGATCAGTACGACTTCGGTCTTGACCTTGACCTCCTCAACTATCGCTTGAAGCTAAAACTCGACTACTACTACAAATACTCCAGTGCTCTCCTAATGCAGATCCCCCTCCCCGGAGACGTATATCTGTTGAGCGAAAAGTGGGACAACTCTTCTGCCATATCAAATGAAGGTGTGGAGCTTGAGCTACACGCAGATATCCTAAGAGATAAGGCATTCAATTGGAGTGTAGACTTCAATATCTCTCGCAACTGGAATATGTTCAGAAAGTCATATGGCAATATTGACTTGGATGACAAGGTCCTTGGACGTCCGATCTACGGAATCTACACCTACAAGGATGAAGGTATTGTCCAAAGAGAAGAAGAAATACCTTACTATTATGACCAAAGAGGTTATCGTCGCCCTCTCTACATAGGTGGCGAACAGTATCCACTCAGAGTCGGAGGACGCAAGATCAAAGACCAAAATTCTGACGGAAGGATCGACCTTCAAGACAGATACTATGCCGGCAGTACGATTCCTCTTGCTTATGGAGGTTTTACCAACACTTTCTCGTGGAAAGGCTTCAGGCTGAATATGCTCTTCAACTATTCGCTCTCTCGTAAAGTAATGAATATGGTGAAAAGCAGTGCATTTAACTTCAACAAATCTTTCGGCACACTCATGGATGATCCCGAAAGGTATAAATTCTGGGAAAAGCCGGGTGACAATGCGGACTACCCATCATTGGAATTCTCTGATAATGGTTATAGAGGACAGTTCGATGGAGATATCGCATCCAATATAGAGAATGTCAGCTTCCTCAGACTTAAGCAGCTTATCCTATCTTACACCATACCGGAGACATACACTAAAAAATTGGGGATGAAGACCCTTCGTGTATATTTGTCCGGAGAGAACTTGTTCTTGCTCACAAACTACTCAGGTATAGATCCGGAGATCATCGATCCTCATACAGGGAAGGATACCGGAGATAGCTATCCGCTCAACAGAAAGTTTACTGTTGGTCTGAATATTAAATTTTAA